The proteins below come from a single Tepidisphaeraceae bacterium genomic window:
- a CDS encoding IS5/IS1182 family transposase: MARKPYPSDVSDEEWDFVVAYLTLMTHDAPQR, translated from the coding sequence ATGGCAAGGAAGCCTTACCCCAGCGACGTCTCGGATGAAGAGTGGGATTTTGTGGTCGCATACCTCACGCTGATGACCCACGATGCTCCGCAGCG